TCGCGCCGCGTGCGCGGCGGTGGCCAGTTGTTCGTCGCAGATCCACTGCAGCCACATGTGGAAGTCGATGCGTCGGGCCATCTTCCGACGCTTCTTCTTCATGTACGCGGGGTCTGCGAACTTGCCCTGCCAGCGCGGGTCGTCGGCGTCGTACCGCTCGGCCAGCGCGCACCACGTCGCGAAACGCTTGAGGCCCTTCCCCTCCCGGCGCCGGAATGCGCGGTAGGCGTGCGCACGAGCCGGGGCGAGCGGGACGCCGTAGATGAGTTCGAGCGCTTCCAGCTTGGCTCGGAATGCCTTGTTGCGCCGGATCTTGTCGGTCGCGGTGTTCTCGTCGAGGAAGCTGCGCTTCAACGCCTTGACCCACTTGCGCTGCGACTTCGACAGCCCGTCCAGCTCGGGGATGTCGGTGATCCGGATGTAGAGCGGATTGACGAATCGTCTCGTCACCGGCAGGTACGGCGACGCCTCGATCGGCGCCTTCGGCTGGGCGGCGTGAAGTGGATTGACCTGGACGAAGTCGGCGCCGTACGCGCTGGCGGCCACCTCGCAGATCCCGGCGAGATCGGCGAAGTCGCCCACGCCCCACGAGTCAGCCGATCGGATCGAGTACAGCTGCGCGGCGAGTCCCCATCGCTTCCGGCCGATCAGCCGGTCGGCGGTGTGCAGTCGGCGCGGCGTCACGATCAGGGGCGCGCTCGAGGCCGATGAATCGTCGAGATCGATCGCCTTGATCTGGTGATATCCGGTGGGGAGGTCGTCGGGCACGGCGAACGTCGCACGGCCGATCAGCACGCCGTCGACCTCGCGCGGCTCGACCCAGACATCGAGTTGGGGGGCCGCGACGTCGTCACCGGTTTCGCTGACCACCCACACCTTCACCAGGTGCCCGTGCGGAACATGCACGGCGAACGTGGCTCCCGAGCCCTCGGTCACGACGGTCACGGCGGGGACGAACTCACGCCACGGTTGTTCGTCGATCTCGCGAATCGAGTTCTCGATCTCCTCGGGCGAACCTGCGGGGACGTCGAGCGCCCGGAGCACCGCGACCAATGTGTCCTGGTCCACCTCGTGCCGCTCGTCACCCCAGCCGACATAGCTGGAAGCGACGCCGTAGCGATCCGCCAGTGCGGTCAACCCATCGAGGTTCACATCAGCCACCCGTGCATGATCGCAGGATTTCCGTGCGCCCGCCGCCCGCGCCGCCGGGTTCGGTCCACCGGTTCGGTCCTCACGGAAAGATCACCCCCGGGTTCAGGGTTCCCCGCGGGTCCAGCGCGTCCTTGATCGCGCGCATGGTCGCAAGGTCGGTGGCGTCGCGGCCGAGGTGCGTCCACGCCGACTTCGCGCGGCCGATACCGTGCTCGGCACTGATGCTCCCGCCGTTGGCGGCCACGATCCCGAACACGTGGTCGGTGACCGCGCCGGCCTGCGCAGGCGGGACGTCGAGCAGGTTGACGTGGATGTTGCCGTCACCGACGTGTCCGAAAAGAATTGGCCGACAGGAAAATTCGTTTTCGACACCCACACGGGACAGTTCGGCGAATGCCTCGGGCAGTGCCCGGATCGGAACCGAGATGTCGAGCTTGACGACCGGCGTCGCGCTCGACCGGGCGATGGCCTCGGTGTGGCCCTCGCGACCGGACCACAGGGCGCGAGCCGGCGCCCGTGCGAGCACGGCGTCGATGATCCCGGTCGCATCGCCGAGCAGCTCG
The genomic region above belongs to Gordonia hongkongensis and contains:
- the malQ gene encoding 4-alpha-glucanotransferase, with the protein product MNLDGLTALADRYGVASSYVGWGDERHEVDQDTLVAVLRALDVPAGSPEEIENSIREIDEQPWREFVPAVTVVTEGSGATFAVHVPHGHLVKVWVVSETGDDVAAPQLDVWVEPREVDGVLIGRATFAVPDDLPTGYHQIKAIDLDDSSASSAPLIVTPRRLHTADRLIGRKRWGLAAQLYSIRSADSWGVGDFADLAGICEVAASAYGADFVQVNPLHAAQPKAPIEASPYLPVTRRFVNPLYIRITDIPELDGLSKSQRKWVKALKRSFLDENTATDKIRRNKAFRAKLEALELIYGVPLAPARAHAYRAFRRREGKGLKRFATWCALAERYDADDPRWQGKFADPAYMKKKRRKMARRIDFHMWLQWICDEQLATAAHAARSAGMEIGVMADLAVGVARHSADAWALGDVLATGATVGAPPDGFNQQGQDWDQPPWHPRRLAEAGYEPYRDMIRTVLRHAGGVRVDHILGLFRLWWIPDGSSPAQGTYVHYDSEALIGILALEAQRADAVVVGEDLGVFEPSVQDSLRERGILGTSILWFEQGPDAATPPEDYRELCLTSVTTHDLPPTVGYLAGDHITLRSRLGLLASGEDAERARDARERDAVLELAYERGLLSRDTPLTDPKVVDALYAVIARSPSVLLSVALVDAVGERRIQNQPGTDSSQYPNWCVPLANSEGDVVLVEDLVSSVRFRRLISVLNESGVPGS